A window of Methanolobus sediminis contains these coding sequences:
- a CDS encoding NAD(P)/FAD-dependent oxidoreductase has product MKEKVLILGAGYAGSVVANKLAREFRQKIAKDELEITVLDKSDTSINQGGFTFLPFGLYTPEDIIRKRSKLISPRVNSIFGEDGEVTAIDIKSKEVGVKSGKKYNYDYLVIAMGARPIKDAVPGLADDLHTFYTSIEEAMEVGKKINSIEKGDIVISVAAMPIPCPGAPVKFTFMLDSYLRNVRKNREQFNIKLLWPMEPIGPPEFNKLVSGLLKEKDIEVKRSFPLGEVNASTKELSSKEGEKVKYDLLIAVPPHKPQQVLSDSGLTDEKGWVPCDKNTLQYRGPAGNHDNVYVLGDNGPADVLKTGIGAHYQSLVVSQNLINEIYGNGTKVPYEGETGCPIIVETETPTSSGQAYIATWNYGTMPAPFKPTKMGWYVYRMYYYLHWDMSVKGLF; this is encoded by the coding sequence ATGAAAGAAAAGGTATTGATATTAGGAGCGGGCTATGCCGGATCGGTGGTAGCTAATAAACTGGCAAGAGAATTCAGACAAAAAATAGCTAAAGACGAACTTGAAATAACTGTTTTAGACAAAAGCGACACAAGCATCAATCAGGGCGGATTTACATTTCTTCCATTCGGGCTTTATACCCCTGAAGATATAATACGAAAAAGAAGTAAGCTTATCAGCCCACGTGTAAATTCCATTTTCGGAGAAGATGGAGAAGTTACAGCCATTGACATCAAAAGCAAAGAAGTAGGCGTCAAAAGCGGAAAGAAATACAATTATGACTACCTTGTAATTGCAATGGGTGCAAGACCCATAAAAGATGCTGTTCCGGGATTGGCTGATGACCTGCACACATTCTATACTTCAATTGAAGAAGCAATGGAAGTCGGCAAAAAGATAAACAGTATCGAAAAAGGAGACATTGTAATATCCGTTGCAGCAATGCCAATACCCTGTCCGGGAGCACCTGTCAAATTTACCTTCATGCTTGATAGTTACCTGAGGAACGTAAGGAAGAACAGGGAACAATTCAACATAAAATTACTCTGGCCAATGGAACCTATAGGACCTCCTGAATTCAACAAACTTGTGAGCGGACTCCTTAAAGAAAAGGACATAGAAGTAAAAAGAAGCTTCCCACTGGGAGAAGTCAATGCTTCCACAAAAGAACTCAGCTCAAAAGAAGGAGAGAAGGTCAAATACGACTTATTAATAGCAGTTCCCCCGCATAAACCACAGCAAGTACTTTCAGACTCAGGACTCACCGATGAAAAAGGATGGGTACCATGTGATAAAAACACCCTCCAGTACAGAGGACCTGCAGGCAACCATGATAATGTATACGTCCTTGGAGACAACGGGCCGGCAGATGTGCTGAAAACCGGAATAGGAGCACATTATCAATCCCTTGTTGTCAGTCAGAATCTCATCAATGAAATATATGGTAACGGAACAAAAGTACCATATGAAGGAGAAACAGGTTGCCCCATCATAGTAGAAACTGAAACACCGACCTCATCTGGCCAGGCTTACATTGCCACCTGGAATTATGGAACCATGCCTGCACCATTCAAACCTACAAAAATGGGATGGTATGTATATCGCATGTATTACTACCTGCACTGGGATATGAGTGTTAAAGGGTTGTTCTAA
- a CDS encoding DUF1641 domain-containing protein yields MENDNIPTNIPIAPEDMDAFLDLIRTARIMQDYMNDQTAHGIAEIMTTMFKLINAAMSTDMVEIMERAVQDPELDKAILNPPKVGLGGLIKQMGDEDFQKGMGVLLTFVKAIGRATEE; encoded by the coding sequence ATGGAAAATGATAATATACCAACAAATATTCCAATTGCACCGGAAGATATGGATGCCTTCCTGGACCTCATCAGAACTGCAAGGATTATGCAGGATTACATGAATGATCAGACTGCACATGGAATAGCTGAGATCATGACTACCATGTTCAAACTGATAAATGCTGCAATGAGCACTGACATGGTTGAGATCATGGAAAGAGCAGTTCAGGACCCTGAGCTGGATAAAGCAATTCTTAACCCTCCTAAAGTAGGACTGGGAGGACTGATTAAACAGATGGGTGACGAAGACTTCCAGAAAGGTATGGGTGTCTTACTCACATTTGTAAAAGCAATAGGAAGAGCTACTGAAGAGTAA
- a CDS encoding MASE3 domain-containing protein, whose protein sequence is MEVTSITVIAAVFLIAWNSRKYLKNSYLLFIGISFFFVSWFDFLHIISYKGMGIFPGNNANLPTQLWIAARYMQSISFLIAPLLMKKELNYRKVLVIYFVFTSLIIAVIYRGYFPDCYIEGSGLTQFKIISEYIICLILLASAILLHRYRDKFDSKVYSLIIASIILTIFAELAFTFYIDVYGFSNLIGHFFKLLSFYLIYKAIVFTSLARPYNLLYRELKMREYDLVKKKKAQEDLLETLSLVNQILRHDILNDLNIICLSIDNLKERMSERELDFSEKAVNHSIKLICEMKDFESLMYIRELMTIDLRMLAIEISKEFPVKINISGYCSVKADSGLHSVIGNIIQNAVIHGKADTIDISMDSKEDYCELRISDNGSGIPDKIKERIFDEGFKYGKSGNTGLGLYIVKRIVERYGEISVEDNTPSGATFIIKFYDDNRNNGGEGDPIPVKENEIPT, encoded by the coding sequence GTGGAAGTAACAAGTATAACAGTTATTGCTGCTGTTTTTCTGATTGCATGGAACTCCAGAAAATATCTGAAGAATTCATATCTTTTGTTTATAGGAATAAGTTTCTTTTTTGTATCATGGTTTGATTTTCTGCATATAATCAGTTACAAAGGAATGGGCATTTTTCCGGGCAATAATGCAAATTTACCTACTCAGTTATGGATAGCTGCCAGATATATGCAAAGTATCTCATTTCTGATTGCCCCTCTTCTTATGAAAAAAGAGCTCAATTACAGAAAAGTTCTCGTCATATATTTTGTATTTACGTCCCTTATTATCGCAGTTATCTATCGGGGATATTTCCCTGATTGTTATATTGAAGGCAGTGGTCTTACTCAGTTCAAGATCATAAGTGAGTATATCATATGCCTGATATTACTTGCTTCAGCCATATTGCTCCACAGGTACAGGGATAAATTTGACAGTAAGGTCTACAGCTTGATCATAGCTTCTATTATTCTCACAATATTTGCGGAACTGGCTTTCACCTTTTACATAGATGTTTATGGTTTTTCAAACCTGATAGGTCATTTCTTCAAGCTGCTGTCATTTTATCTTATTTATAAGGCAATAGTCTTCACAAGTCTTGCACGTCCATATAATCTTCTTTACCGGGAGTTAAAGATGAGGGAATATGACCTTGTTAAGAAGAAAAAAGCCCAGGAAGATCTGCTTGAAACTCTGAGTCTGGTGAATCAGATACTCAGACACGATATTCTTAATGATCTGAACATTATTTGCCTTTCAATTGATAACCTGAAAGAAAGAATGTCCGAAAGAGAGCTTGACTTTTCGGAAAAGGCTGTGAACCATAGCATTAAACTTATTTGTGAGATGAAGGATTTTGAGTCACTGATGTATATCAGGGAGCTTATGACCATTGATCTTCGTATGCTTGCAATAGAAATTTCGAAGGAGTTCCCTGTAAAGATCAACATATCCGGATACTGTTCGGTAAAAGCGGACAGCGGTCTTCATTCGGTTATAGGCAACATTATACAGAATGCTGTTATCCATGGTAAAGCAGATACTATAGATATATCTATGGACTCAAAGGAAGATTATTGCGAACTCAGGATATCCGATAATGGAAGTGGTATACCGGACAAAATAAAAGAGAGGATATTCGATGAAGGTTTCAAATATGGTAAATCCGGAAACACTGGTCTTGGATTGTACATTGTAAAAAGAATAGTTGAAAGGTACGGAGAGATATCCGTAGAGGATAATACTCCATCAGGAGCGACATTCATTATCAAGTTCTACGACGATAACAGGAACAATGGAGGCGAAGGAGATCCGATTCCAGTTAAAGAAAATGAAATTCCCACATAA
- the rpsJ gene encoding 30S ribosomal protein S10 produces the protein MSQKARIRLSGISPVNLDGVCDQVKAIADRTGVSISGPVPLPTKKMVVPVRKSPSGDGTATWDHWEMRVHKRLIDIAADERALRQLMRIQVPKDINIEIVLQN, from the coding sequence ATGTCACAGAAAGCAAGAATAAGATTATCAGGAATCAGTCCTGTAAACCTTGATGGTGTTTGCGATCAGGTTAAAGCTATTGCAGACAGAACAGGTGTAAGTATCTCAGGACCAGTTCCACTACCAACTAAAAAGATGGTAGTACCTGTCCGTAAAAGTCCAAGTGGTGACGGAACCGCTACATGGGATCACTGGGAAATGCGTGTACACAAGAGACTCATCGACATTGCAGCAGATGAGCGCGCACTCAGACAGCTCATGCGTATCCAGGTACCAAAGGATATCAACATTGAGATAGTACTCCAGAACTAA
- the tuf gene encoding translation elongation factor EF-1 subunit alpha, with product MAAEKPHMNLAVIGHVDHGKSTFVGRLMFETGAVPAHLIEKYRAEAKEKGKESFAFAWVMDSLKEERERGVTIDISHKRFDTDKYYFTVVDCPGHRDFVKNMITGASQADAAVLVVAAPDGVMAQTKEHVFLSRTLGINQLIVAVNKMDAAEYSQERYEQVKKDVSQLLGMVGFKAAEIPFVPTSAFEGDNITKSSPNTPWYTGPSLLECLNELKEPEKPDTLPLRIPVQDAYTISGIGTVPVGRVETGVMKKGDNVIFNPSGVSGEVKSIEMHHEEVPQAVPGDNIGWNVRGVGKNDVRRGDVCGPTSNPPSVAEEFTGQIVVLQHPSAITAGYTPVFHCHTTQTACTLMSIDKKLDPKTGQVKEENAAFIKAGDAAIVTIRPTRPMVIEPVKEIPQLGRFAIRDMGMTIAAGMCMSVKQK from the coding sequence ATGGCAGCTGAGAAACCACACATGAACTTAGCAGTTATCGGTCACGTAGACCACGGCAAGTCAACCTTTGTCGGAAGATTGATGTTCGAGACAGGAGCAGTACCTGCTCACCTTATCGAAAAATACAGAGCTGAAGCAAAAGAGAAAGGTAAAGAATCCTTCGCTTTCGCATGGGTAATGGACTCACTCAAGGAAGAGCGTGAGAGAGGAGTTACCATCGACATCTCCCACAAGAGATTCGACACCGACAAGTACTACTTCACAGTAGTAGACTGTCCAGGTCACCGTGACTTCGTAAAGAACATGATCACCGGTGCATCCCAGGCAGATGCAGCTGTTCTTGTCGTAGCAGCACCTGATGGTGTAATGGCACAGACAAAGGAACACGTTTTCCTTTCAAGAACACTCGGTATCAACCAGCTTATCGTTGCTGTAAACAAGATGGATGCAGCTGAATACAGCCAGGAAAGATACGAACAGGTAAAGAAAGATGTAAGCCAGCTCCTCGGTATGGTAGGATTCAAGGCAGCAGAGATTCCATTCGTACCAACATCCGCATTCGAGGGTGACAACATCACAAAGTCAAGCCCTAACACCCCATGGTACACTGGTCCATCCCTCCTTGAATGCCTCAACGAGCTTAAGGAACCAGAAAAGCCAGACACACTTCCACTCCGTATCCCTGTACAGGATGCATACACCATTTCCGGTATCGGAACTGTACCAGTAGGTAGAGTAGAGACTGGTGTCATGAAGAAGGGTGACAATGTAATCTTCAACCCAAGCGGCGTATCTGGAGAAGTAAAGTCAATCGAGATGCACCACGAAGAAGTTCCACAGGCTGTCCCTGGAGACAACATCGGATGGAACGTAAGAGGTGTAGGTAAGAACGACGTACGCAGAGGAGATGTCTGTGGTCCAACATCAAACCCACCATCTGTAGCAGAAGAGTTCACAGGACAGATCGTAGTCCTTCAGCACCCATCCGCAATCACAGCAGGATACACACCAGTATTCCACTGCCACACCACCCAGACCGCATGTACTCTCATGTCCATTGACAAGAAACTTGATCCAAAGACAGGTCAGGTCAAGGAAGAGAATGCAGCATTCATTAAGGCTGGCGACGCAGCAATTGTAACCATCAGGCCAACCAGACCAATGGTAATTGAACCTGTAAAGGAAATTCCACAGCTCGGTAGATTCGCTATCCGTGATATGGGAATGACCATTGCTGCTGGCATGTGCATGAGTGTCAAACAGAAGTAA